One Cervus canadensis isolate Bull #8, Minnesota chromosome 1, ASM1932006v1, whole genome shotgun sequence genomic window carries:
- the TRPV4 gene encoding transient receptor potential cation channel subfamily V member 4 codes for MADPGEGPHGSPGEATEFPGDESGPPGGEAFPLSSLANLFEGEDGSPSLSPADGGRPAGPGDGRPNLRMKFQGAFRKGVPNPIDLLESTLYESSVVPGPKKAPMDSLFDYGTYRHHPSDNKRWRRKVIEKQPQSSKAPAPQPPPILKVFNRPILFDIVSRGSTADLDGLLPFLLTHKKRLTDEEFREPSTGKTCLPKALLNLSNGHNDTIPVLLDIAERTGNMREFINSPFRDIYYRGQTALHIAIERRCKHYVELLVAQGADVHAQARGRFFQPKDEGGYFYFGELPLSLAACTNQPHIVKYLTENPHKKADMRRQDSRGNTVLHALVAIADNTRENTKFVTKMYDLLLLKCARLFPDSNLEAVLNNDGLSPLMMAAKTGKIGIFQHIIRREVTDEDTRHLSRKFKDWAYGPVYSSLYDLSSLDTCGEETSVLEILVYNSKIENRHEMLAVEPINELLRDKWRKFGAVSFYINVVSYLCAMIIFTLTAYYQPLEGTPPYPYRTTVDYLRLAGEIITLFTGILFFFTNIKDLFMKKCPGVNSLFIDGSFQLLYFIYSVLVIVSAALYLAGIEAYLAVMVFALVLGWMNALYFTRGLKLTGTYSIMIQKILFKDLFRFLLVYVLFMIGYASALVSLLNPCANLKVCDKDHANCTVPTYPSCRDSETFSTFLLDLFKLTIGMGDLEMLSSTKYPVVFIILLVTYIILTFVLLLNMLIALMGETVGQVSKESKHIWKLQWATTILDIERSFPVFLRKAFRSGEMVTVGKSSDGTPDRRWCFRVDEVNWSHWNQNLGIINEDPGKNESYHYYGFSHTVGRLRRDRWSSVVPRVVELNKNANPNEVVVPLDNVGNPSCDGHQQSYPRKWRTDDAPL; via the exons ATGGCGGATCCCGGCGAAGGCCCCCACGGCAGCCCGGGGGAGGCCACCGAGTTCCCCGGGGATGAGAGCGGCCCCCCCGGCGGGGAGGCCTTCCCCCTGTCGTCGCTGGCCAACCTGTTCGAGGGGGAGGACGGCTCCCCGTCGCTCTCGCCAGCTGATGGTGGTCGCCCCGCCGGTCCAGGCGACGGGCGCCCAAACCTGCGCATGAAGTTCCAGGGCGCCTTCCGCAAGGGGGTGCCCAACCCCATCGACCTGCTGGAGTCCACCCTGTACGAGTCCTCGGTGGTGCCCGGGCCCAAGAAGGCGCCCATGGACTCACTCTTTGACTACGGCACGTATCGTCACCACCCCAGCGACAACAAGCGGTGGAGGAGGAAGGTCATAGA GAAGCAGCCACAGAGCTCCAAAGCTCCTGCACCCCAGCCGCCTCCCATCCTCAAAGTCTTCAACCGGCCTATCCTCTTTGACATCGTGTCCCGGGGCTCCACCGCTGACCTGGATGGGCTGCTCCCCTTCTTGCTGACCCACAAGAAGCGCCTCACGGACGAGGAGTTCCGGG AGCCGTCCACCGGGAAGACCTGCCTGCCCAAGGCCCTGCTGAATCTGAGCAACGGCCACAACGACACCATCCCCGTGCTTCTGGACATCGCCGAGCGCACGGGCAACATGCGGGAGTTCATCAACTCGCCCTTCCGAGACATCTACTACCGAG gcCAGACCGCCCTGCACATCGCCATCGAACGCCGCTGCAAGCACTATGTGGAGCTGCTGGTGGCCCAAGGAGCCGACGTCCATGCCCAGGCGCGGGgccgcttcttccagcccaaggACGAGGGTGGCTACTTCTACTTCG GTGAGCTGCCCCTGTCGCTGGCCGCCTGCACCAACCAGCCCCACATCGTCAAATACCTGACGGAGAACCCACACAAGAAGGCGGACATGCGGCGCCAGGACTCGCGCGGCAACACGGTGCTGCACGCGCTGGTGGCCATCGCCGACAACACTCGCGAGAACACCAAGTTCGTCACCAAGATGTACGACCTGCTGCTGCTCAAGTGCGCCCGCCTCTTCCCCGACAGCAACCTGGAGGCCGTGCTCAATAACGACGGCCTTTCGCCCCTCATGATGGCCGCCAAGACGGGCAAGATCGGG ATCTTCCAACACATCATCCGTCGGGAGGTGACAGATGAGGACACCAGGCACCTGTCACGCAAGTTCAAGGACTGGGCCTACGGGCCGGTGTACTCCTCACTGTACGACCTCTCCTCCCTGGACACGTGTGGGGAGGAGACCTCCGTGCTGGAGATCCTGGTGTACAACAGCAAGATCGAG AACCGCCACGAGATGCTGGCCGTGGAGCCCATCAACGAACTACTGCGGGACAAGTGGCGGAAGTTCGGGGCCGTCTCCTTCTACATCAACGTGGTCTCCTATCTGTGCGCCATGATCATCTTTACCCTCACTGCCTACTACCAGCCTCTGGAGGGCACT CCGCCATACCCTTACCGCACCACGGTGGACTACCTGAGGCTGGCCGGCGAGATCATCACGCTCTTCACTGGGATCCTGTTCTTTTTCACCAAC atCAAAGACTTGTTCATGAAGAAATGCCCTGGAGTGAACTCTCTCTTCATCGACGGCTCCTTCCAGCTACTCTA CTTCATTTACTCCGTGCTGGTGATTGTCTCAGCGGCCCTCTACCTGGCGGGGATCGAGGCGTACCTGGCTGTCATGGTCTTTGCCTTggtcctgggctggatgaacgcCCTTTACTTCACCCGCGGGCTGAAGTTGACGGGGACCTATAGCATCATGATCCAGAAG ATCCTCTTCAAAGACCTTTTCCGCTTCCTGCTGGTCTACGTGCTCTTCATGATTGGCTACGCGTCAG CCCTGGTCTCGCTCCTGAACCCGTGTGCCAACTTGAAGGTGTGCGACAAGGACCACGCCAACTGCACAGTGCCCACCTACCCCTCATGCCGCGACAGCGAGACCTTCAGCACCTTCCTCCTGGACCTCTTCAAGCTCACCATCGGCATGGGCGACCTGGAGATGCTGAGCAGCACCAAGTACCCCGTGGTCTTCATCATCCTGCTGGTCACGTACATCATCCTCACGTTCGTGCTGCTCCTTAACATGCTCATCGCCCTCATGGGGGAGACGGTGGGGCAGGTGTCCAAGGAGAGCAAGCACATCTGGAAGCTGCAG tggGCCACCACCATCCTGGACATCGAGCGCTCCTTCCCCGTGTTCCTGAGGAAGGCCTTCCGCTCCGGCGAGATGGTGACTGTGGGCAAGAGCTCGGACGGCACTCCAGACCGCAGGTGGTGCTTCAG GGTGGACGAGGTGAACTGGTCTCACTGGAACCAGAACTTGGGCATCATTAACGAGGACCCGGGCAAAAACGAGAGCTACCATTACTACGGCTTCTCACACACCGTGGGCCGCCTCCGGAGGG ATCGCTGGTCCTCGGTGGTGCCCCGCGTGGTGGAGCTGAACAAGAATGCCAACCCTAACGAGGTGGTGGTGCCTCTGGACAACGTGGGGAACCCCAGCTGCGATGGCCACCAGCAGAGTTACCCCCGCAAGTGGAGGACTGACGACGCCCCGCTCTAG